Proteins encoded in a region of the Deinococcus hopiensis KR-140 genome:
- a CDS encoding helix-turn-helix transcriptional regulator: MNAAERRNLLGAFIRAHRERLSPPRNAGRRRTPGLRREELADAAGLSVTWVTWLEQGRSVTASSGALVRLAGALHLSAAERASLFDLAGRTDPDAVSEQADDLPPPLAALPSLMTVPAYLLDHAWTVRAWNLQAAELFTGWLDADEVDHNLLRYVFLDDAARRLIADWEHRAQRLVAEFRADFHRQPGDITMKALVADLRRDSALFDGYWHRQDVLYREGGERRFMHPARGALTYMQTTLLVAAQREIKLVCLAPQ, encoded by the coding sequence ATGAATGCTGCAGAACGGCGCAACCTGCTCGGTGCCTTTATCCGCGCGCACCGCGAGCGGCTCTCGCCGCCCCGAAACGCCGGGCGGCGACGTACGCCCGGCCTGCGGCGTGAGGAACTGGCCGATGCCGCGGGCCTGAGCGTCACCTGGGTGACCTGGCTTGAACAAGGACGCTCCGTGACCGCATCGAGCGGCGCGCTGGTGCGGTTGGCCGGGGCGCTGCACCTCTCCGCGGCCGAGCGCGCATCCCTGTTCGACCTGGCCGGCAGGACAGACCCGGACGCGGTTTCTGAACAGGCGGACGACCTGCCGCCGCCGCTTGCCGCGCTGCCATCGCTGATGACGGTACCGGCCTATCTGCTCGACCATGCATGGACGGTACGCGCGTGGAACCTGCAGGCAGCGGAGCTGTTCACCGGCTGGCTTGATGCCGATGAGGTTGACCACAACCTGCTGCGCTACGTGTTCCTGGACGACGCTGCCCGCAGGCTGATCGCGGACTGGGAGCACCGTGCGCAACGGCTGGTGGCCGAATTCCGGGCCGACTTCCACCGGCAACCGGGGGACATCACGATGAAGGCGCTGGTTGCCGACCTGCGCCGCGATAGCGCGCTGTTTGATGGCTACTGGCACCGCCAGGACGTACTGTACCGCGAAGGTGGTGAGCGGCGATTCATGCATCCTGCCCGGGGCGCGCTGACGTACATGCAGACCACGCTGCTGGTGGCGGCGCAGCGGGAGATCAAACTGGTGTGCCTGGCACCGCAGTGA
- a CDS encoding class I SAM-dependent methyltransferase codes for MTQPQNRNHDSVILKQYDSRAGAYLASSVHAAGADLDAMAALVGQRPEATALDMGCGGGHVTFRLAPLVGTVIACDLSAPMLETVAGEAVKRGLANVVTKRTAAETLPCPDATFDVVATRYSAHHWNGFTEGLTQMRRVTKLGGLGLFADVVSPRRPLLDTWLQTTELLRDPSHVRNASIDEWKTALAASGFAVDAVITYRLRLEFASWIERMRTPDVHVAAIRSLQAGVAAEVSEYFELGDDGSFTVDTVLIAAYAV; via the coding sequence ATGACCCAGCCACAAAACCGCAACCACGACAGCGTCATCCTCAAGCAGTACGATTCGCGCGCCGGCGCTTACCTGGCAAGTTCTGTGCATGCCGCTGGTGCCGATCTGGACGCGATGGCCGCGCTGGTCGGGCAACGGCCTGAGGCGACTGCACTCGACATGGGCTGCGGGGGCGGGCACGTCACCTTCCGGCTGGCACCGCTGGTCGGCACAGTGATTGCCTGCGACCTGTCCGCGCCGATGCTGGAGACCGTGGCGGGCGAGGCCGTCAAACGCGGTCTGGCGAATGTGGTGACGAAGCGGACGGCGGCGGAAACGCTGCCGTGTCCCGACGCGACCTTCGACGTCGTCGCCACCCGTTACAGCGCGCACCACTGGAACGGATTCACCGAAGGGTTGACGCAGATGCGGCGCGTGACGAAGTTGGGAGGACTCGGGCTGTTCGCGGACGTGGTCAGCCCACGCCGGCCCCTGCTTGACACCTGGCTGCAGACCACCGAACTGCTGCGCGATCCTTCCCATGTGCGCAACGCCTCGATCGACGAATGGAAAACGGCGCTGGCGGCGAGCGGATTTGCCGTCGACGCTGTCATCACCTACCGCCTGCGCCTTGAATTCGCGTCCTGGATTGAGCGCATGCGCACCCCGGACGTGCACGTGGCCGCCATACGTTCGCTGCAGGCAGGCGTGGCCGCCGAGGTAAGCGAGTATTTCGAGCTCGGGGACGACGGCAGCTTCACGGTCGATACAGTTCTGATTGCGGCGTACGCGGTATAG
- a CDS encoding MarR family winged helix-turn-helix transcriptional regulator — protein sequence MTDAPPRLVHRRARTGRPAVVAWLRMVRLTQHLGQAWAEILKAHDLSPAQFNVIATIGGQPGLTQRDLSEKLLVTQGNTSQLLLHLIRRDVIERKPAGREKRLHLTSHGQALFDELVPSHEDWLVEQFSPLTSEEQAQLAAMLRRLKRTRA from the coding sequence ATGACGGACGCGCCCCCTCGGCTGGTACACCGCCGCGCCCGCACTGGCCGGCCCGCGGTCGTGGCCTGGCTGAGGATGGTGCGCCTGACCCAGCACCTCGGGCAGGCCTGGGCCGAAATCCTCAAAGCGCATGATCTCAGCCCCGCACAGTTCAACGTCATCGCCACCATCGGCGGTCAGCCTGGCCTGACCCAACGTGACCTGAGCGAGAAACTGCTGGTCACGCAGGGCAACACCAGCCAGCTCCTGCTGCACCTGATCCGGCGTGACGTGATTGAGCGGAAGCCGGCCGGAAGGGAGAAACGGCTGCATCTGACTTCCCACGGGCAGGCCCTGTTCGATGAGCTGGTGCCGTCACACGAGGACTGGCTGGTTGAGCAGTTCTCGCCCCTCACCTCCGAAGAGCAGGCGCAACTGGCCGCCATGCTGCGGCGCCTGAAACGCACACGGGCATAA
- a CDS encoding LLM class flavin-dependent oxidoreductase, with the protein MEIGIDSFAATVTDPDTGLTLSGADRLNHLIEEIERADEVGLDSFGVGEHHRQEYLDAAPVIILAAGAARTKRVRLSSAVTVLSADDPVRVFQQFSTLDLLSRGRAELVVGRGSSTEAYPLFGLDLRDYDALFAEKLDLLLKLRGDAHIHWQGRFRAPLAGQGVYPRPQQAALPIWVGVGGTPESFIRAGYLGLPLMVAIIGGNFRRFRPLVDLYRQAGQAAGHPQEALRVGVHAFGFVAETSQAARDAFYPGYARMTETVGRERGWPPPSRARFDAECGPSGAYLIGNVQDVVDKALRVHEVLGGVSRLTFQMTNVMMTHERMLSAIALLGREVAPIVRGRLG; encoded by the coding sequence ATGGAAATCGGCATCGACAGCTTCGCCGCCACCGTCACCGACCCCGACACCGGCCTCACCCTGTCCGGCGCGGACCGCCTCAATCACCTCATTGAAGAAATCGAGCGTGCCGACGAGGTCGGCCTCGACTCGTTCGGCGTCGGTGAACACCACCGCCAGGAGTACCTCGACGCGGCCCCCGTCATCATCCTGGCGGCGGGGGCCGCCCGCACAAAGCGCGTCCGGCTGAGCAGCGCCGTCACCGTCCTCAGCGCCGACGACCCCGTCCGGGTCTTTCAGCAGTTTTCTACCCTCGACCTCCTGTCCCGCGGCCGGGCAGAACTTGTGGTCGGACGCGGCTCCTCCACCGAGGCTTACCCCCTATTCGGACTCGACCTGCGCGACTACGACGCGTTGTTTGCCGAGAAGCTCGACCTGCTGCTGAAACTTCGCGGTGACGCCCATATTCACTGGCAAGGCCGCTTCCGCGCACCGCTCGCCGGCCAGGGGGTCTACCCACGTCCGCAGCAGGCAGCGCTTCCCATTTGGGTCGGCGTGGGCGGCACCCCCGAATCCTTTATCCGCGCGGGATACCTGGGACTGCCCTTGATGGTGGCCATCATCGGCGGCAACTTTCGGCGCTTCCGGCCGTTGGTGGACCTGTACCGGCAAGCGGGTCAGGCGGCCGGACATCCTCAGGAAGCGCTGCGCGTGGGCGTGCACGCCTTCGGCTTCGTGGCCGAGACCTCACAGGCTGCGCGCGACGCGTTCTATCCGGGGTACGCACGCATGACCGAGACCGTGGGCCGTGAGCGCGGCTGGCCACCACCCTCACGCGCCCGGTTCGACGCGGAGTGCGGGCCATCTGGAGCCTACCTGATCGGAAACGTTCAGGACGTGGTCGACAAGGCGCTGCGCGTGCATGAAGTCCTGGGAGGCGTGTCACGCCTGACGTTTCAAATGACCAACGTGATGATGACGCACGAGCGGATGCTGAGCGCCATTGCGCTTCTGGGCCGTGAGGTGGCGCCGATCGTCCGCGGGCGCCTGGGCTGA
- a CDS encoding winged helix-turn-helix domain-containing protein has translation MERRRSHLLAFLAEGKSAAEALKLTGYSYQGADKIIDAYHQHGLAGLKDQRHQNSGAPTLLSDAEVLLLARTIRADTASGGVWNGARVQSWVKQELEKDVHLSRCYEFLDAVGYSLQVPRPRHVEANQVTQEAFQKKSSSRGPSSYGAY, from the coding sequence GTGGAACGACGACGCAGTCACCTCCTCGCGTTCCTGGCAGAAGGGAAAAGCGCTGCTGAAGCCCTGAAGCTCACGGGCTACTCGTATCAAGGTGCAGACAAAATCATCGACGCGTACCACCAACATGGTCTGGCGGGGCTCAAAGATCAGCGACACCAGAACAGTGGTGCACCGACCCTGCTCAGCGACGCCGAAGTGCTCCTCCTGGCGCGGACGATTCGTGCAGACACCGCCAGCGGCGGTGTCTGGAATGGTGCACGAGTGCAGTCCTGGGTAAAGCAGGAATTGGAGAAGGACGTGCATCTGAGCCGCTGTTATGAGTTTTTGGATGCGGTGGGATATAGCCTCCAGGTCCCTCGGCCTCGACATGTCGAGGCCAACCAGGTCACTCAGGAAGCGTTCCAAAAAAAATCCTCCAGCCGTGGTCCAAGCAGCTACGGCGCGTACTGA